From Eschrichtius robustus isolate mEscRob2 chromosome 7, mEscRob2.pri, whole genome shotgun sequence, a single genomic window includes:
- the UTF1 gene encoding undifferentiated embryonic cell transcription factor 1 encodes MLLRPRRPPPPAPPSPASPDSEPRLAGGVPGTPPARPASPGALAAPAPPGSPASPGSPVSPGSAQRTPWSARETELLLGTLLQPAVWRALLLDRRQALPTYRRVSAALARQQVRRTPAQCRRRYKFLKDKVRDAHGQPPGPFDAQIRQLMGLLGDNGRRRGRRRSPGPGRPPRGRRPAPAAPAEPGAPPLLAARDPDADPAWTLRFSPSPPKSVDAPRAPGSPTAVSTFTPAPGRPEDPEPFRGPGSPPPPPPSPPGPTREDPDSPPGRPEDPVPPQSAPPSLNAALLQTLGHLGDIVSVLGPLRDQLLTLNQHVEQLRGSFDQTVSLAVGFILGSAAAERGVLADPRQ; translated from the exons ATGCTGCTCCGGCCCCGGCGGCCGCCCCCGCCCGCGCCGCCGTCGCCCGCCAGCCCGGACTCCGAGCCGCGGCTGGCGGGGGGCGTCCCCGGGACCCCGCCCGCGAGGCCCGCCTCGCCCGGCGCGCTGGCGGCGCCCGCGCCCCCCGGGTCGCCCGCATCCCCCGGGTCACCCGTATCCCCGGGCTCGGCGCAGCGCACGCCCTGGAGCGCGCGCGAGACGGAGCTGCTGCTAGGCACGCTGCTGCAGCCGGCCGTGTGGCGAGCGCTGCTGCTGGACCGCCGCCAGGCGCTGCCCACCTACCGCCGCGTGTCGGCCGCGCTGGCCCGCCAGCAGGTGCGGCGCACGCCCGCGCAGTGCCGCCGCCGCTACAAGTTTCTCAAGGACAAGGTCCGCGACGCGCACGGTCAGCCGCCCGGGCCCTTCGACGCGCAAATCCGCCAGCTCATGGGGCTGCTGGGCGACAACGGGCGCAGACGCGGCCGCCGCCGCTCCCCCGGGCCCGGGCGCCCCCCGCGCGGCCGCCGGCCGGCCCCCGCGGCGCCCGCTGAGCCGG GCGCCCCACCGCTGCTCGCCGCCCGCGACCCGGACGCGGACCCCGCCTGGACGCTCCGGTTCAGCCCGTCCCCGCCCAAGTCTGTGGACGCGCCCCGCGCCCCCGGCTCCCCGACGGCCGTTTCCACATTCACCCCCGCGCCCGGCCGCCCCGAGGACCCCGAGCCCTTCCGCGGCCCcggctcgccgccgccgccgccgccgtcgcccCCCGGCCCCACCCGGGAAGATCCCGACTCGCCGCCTGGTCGCCCGGAGGACCCCGTGCCCCCGCAGTCCGCGCCGCCGTCGCTGAACGCCGCCCTTCTGCAGACCCTGGGGCACCTGGGCGACATCGTGTCCGTCCTGGGCCCGCTGCGTGACCAGCTGCTGACCCTGAACCAGCACGTGGAGCAGCTGCGCGGCTCCTTCGACCAGACCGTGTCCCTGGCCGTGGGCTTCATCCTGGGCAGCGCCGCCGCCGAGCGAGGCGTCCTGGCCGACCCGCGCCAGTGA